The genomic stretch TGGCGGTTCGGGATATGGACCGCGCCGGGGTTGCTCTCCGCGGTGGAGACGTATTTCTTCGCCTTGTCGGGAGCCCGACCGCTCGAGTTGTGGCGTGCCTTCGCGTCGCAGCTCCCCGCCTGGTACGTGTGGGTCCCCGCCACGCCGGGGTTGTTCCTGCTCGCGAGACGGTTCCCCCTGTCGCGACCCGTCCAGGTCCGGGCGGTGTCGGCGCACGTGCTGGCCTGCCTGGGGGTGGGGAGCGTCTTCGGGCTGGTGTACACGCTGTGCCACGTGGCGTTCGGCCCGGGGATGGAGGGCCCGTCGCCGGCGTTCGCCCGCCTGCTCCTGCGCTTCTCGCTGGGCTGGCTGCCGATGGTGGCGATGGCCTACGCGGCCGTGCTGGGCGTCGCGCACGCGCTCTCCTCCCGGCGACGGGAGCGGGAGCAGGAGCGGCAGGCGGCCCGGCTCGCGGTCGAGCTGGCCGGCGCGCGGCTCCAGGCGCTCCAGACGCAGCTGCACCCGCATTTCCTGTTCAACACGCTCAACGCCATCGTCGTGCTGGTGCGGGAGCGGGAGACGGACGCCGCCGCGAGGATGCTCGTCTTGCTGAGCGACATCCTGCGGCGGCTGCTCCAGCAGGGCGCGACGCAGGAGGTCCCCTTGCGCGACGAGGTGTCCCTGCTGTCGCGCTACCTGGAGATCCAGCGGCTGCGCTTCGAGGACCGGCTGCGCGTCGTCTGGGACGTGGACGAGGCGGTGATGGACGCCCAGGTCCCGCACCTCGTGTTGCAGCCCCTGGTGGAGAACGCCATCCGCCACGGAGTGTCCATGCGCACGGCGGCGGGGGCGTTGAGCATCCGCGCCCGGGGGCAGGGCGACAGGCTGTCGCTGGTGGTGGAGGACGATGGGCCCGGTCTGCCCGCCGCGTTCTCGCTGGAGCGGGGCGCGGGCATCGGCCTGTCCAACACGCGCGAGCGGTTGGCCCGTCTCTATGGGGCCGAGGGGCGGCTGGAGCTGACCGCGCGGGTGGAGGGGACGGGGACGGTGGCCAGGGTCGAGCTGCCCTTGCGGAAGCTCGCGTCCACGACGGGGCGGGAGGCCACGAATGAGTGAGCTGCGGGTGCTGCTCGTGGACGACGAACCTCTCGCGCGTCGCGGCCTGCGCCACGCGCTGGCGCGTCATCCGGACGTGGTCGTCGGTGGCGAGTGTCGGGATGGGCGCGAGGCGGTGGCGGCCATCCGGGAGCTGCGGCCGCACCTGGTGTTCCTCGACGTGCAGATGCCGGAGCTGGACGGGTTCGGAGTCATCCGCGAGGTGGGCGTGGAGCGGATGCCAGCCGTCGTCTTCATCACCGCCCACGACGCGTTCGCGGTCCGCGCGTTCGACGTGCACGCGGTGGACTATCTGGTGAAGCCCTTCGCGGACGAGCGCTTCGACGAGGCGATGCAGCGTGTGCGGCAGCGGCTGCGCCAGGGGGAGGCCGTGGAGCTGGGCCGCAAGCTGGCGGCCCTGCTCGCGGACACGTCGGGAGCCACCGCGGCGTCGGCCTCCGCGCCGGGGACCGCCCCGGAGTCCTTGGAGCGGCTGATGGTGCGGGTGGGCACCCGGTCTGTCCTGGTGCCCGCGGCGGACATCGACTGGGTCGAGGCCGATGACTACTGCGTCACGCTGCACGTGGGGCGAGAGGAGCACGTGCTGCGCGAGAGCCTCGCGGCGCTGGAGACGCGACTCGGCCCGGAGCGCTTCGTGCGCATCCACCGCTCGGCCATCGTCAACGTGGAGCGCATCCGGGAGCTGCACCATGCGTCGCCCACGGAGACGGTGGTGGTGCTCGAGGACGGTCAGCGGCTGCGGGTGAGTCGCAGCCGCCGCGAGGCGCTCGAGCGCAGGCTCGGCAAGGCCCGCTGACGCGGACCTCCCGGCGCCCGGCCAGCGTGGTTCAAGGAGGGCCCTTCGCGACGGGCGCGCGCGCGTCCTCCACGGCCCGGGTGAGGGTGGACCAGTCGGTCGTTTCCACGTGCATGCCGAACACCTTCGCGACGTCCAGGTGCTCGCGCGTGGCCACGTCCACGGACTCCGCGACCTGCTGCACGTTGAAGAACGTGCCGTCCGGCATCGGCTGCACGAGGTCACTGGTGTAGAGCAGGCGGTGCTCCGGGAACCAGACGAAGAGCATGCGCTCCCCGGTCTCCGTGCGCGCGGGGATCAGCTCCAGCCGGTTCTTCCCGCCGCCCAGGAGGGTGCGCTTGCCGATGACCTGGAGGACCGCGCCGCGCGGAGTCCTGGCCAACGAGTCCGGGAGGAGCGTGCGAGGTGCCCTCAGCACGCCATTCACGAGGGGGCGGTTGAGGTCCAGGACGTGGAGGGGGATGCCTCGGGCCGCGTACTCGCGGAGCCCGCCGACATGTGGCCAGGCGTCGCTGGTGGAGACCACGGCCTTCACCTTCACGCCGGGGAACCTGCGGCGGGCTTCGTCGAGGACGGCCGCCGAGTATCCGGAGGAGATGGGGGCCTCGATGACCACGATGCCATCGTCCTGCTTCACGAGCGCCACGTTCCACCGGCCGGGAATCAGCACCACGCCAGGGACCGGCTCGACGGCGGGTTTGTCGGGGCGACCCAACGGCGTGGTCTCGACCGTGAGGTGACTCCTGGCGGCGAAGGTCTTCCGCACATCCTCGGGAATGCTGAAGTCCGCGTCGGACATCGCGGGCGCCAGCTCCAGGTTCGTCACGGTGAAGGCGTGGTACTCGTTGCTGTTGCGCTCCCAGCTCCAGTGGCGTGGATAGCGCAGCCCTCCCGACTCCAGGGTCCAGGACTGGAAGCGCAAGCGGGTCGTGACGTCACCCCAGACGTTCCAGAAGAAGTCCCCGGGATGGGCGTCGACCCACTCGACCTGGGTCGGCAGGGCCGTGTGGGCATTGAGGAACAGTCGCACCGTGGCGCGCCCGTGATGGAACGTCACCACGTGGTGCGGCACGTCCTGGAGGACGGTGGCTGGCGCGACGCGCAGGTCCTTCGCGTCCAGGGCGGTGAGCAGGACACGCTCCGGGGCGAAGTCCAGGCGCTCTTCCAGGTCCTGCCGCTGCGCGGGGCCGGCGGGAATCGTCTTCCCACCGCGCTCCAGCGCGACCACGCCGTCCGACAGGAAGATGGTCATCGCCTGCCATGTCCCGAGCCCGGCGAGGGGACCCCGGTCCTCGTTCCTCATGCGGAGGCGCCGCTGTTTCATGTCCCGCAGCTCGTCGACCTGCTCGTAGCTCACGAGCCAGGGGGGCGCGGGTCGCTCGGATTGCTCCAGCAGGTTCCAGTGACCGATACCCTGGATGCGCAGGCCGGAGAGGGAGCGAAGGCCCTCCTCGCCGCCCATCGCGCGGGTCGCGGCCTGGACCTGGAGCCTCGCGGGGTCCTCCGTGGCGAGCGCGGGGAGCGAGAGGGCCAACAGGGTGAGGAGGTACAGCGGAGTCGTTCGTCGCATGCCGCCAGGATGCGACTGCTCACGCGTGCGCGGCCGGCGCATGCTGGGAATGGAAGTCCCGGCGCGGCGAACGGCGAGTCCGCTGCAGCGAACGGTGGGGCCTGGTGCCGCGATGCGCGGAGGTGCTCGACGTGACGACGCGGGGCGCTGGGGGCCGGCTTCAGTCCCCGGCGACGGCGAGCTGCCAGTCTCCCTCGGCGGTGATGCCCACCCTCAGGCCGTAGTAGGTGCCACCGGCCTTCTGCATCGCGCGGAGCTGTTGCTCCGGGTAGATGTCCACGAGCGGCTTCCAGTCCTGCTCGGTGCGCAGGCCGGTGAGGTGCACCGAAGGCCAGTAGTACAGTGCCCCCTCCTTCGCGTCGGGCAGCTCGAGGACCCGGGCGATGCGGGCCAGGACGGGCTCACCCCGTCCCTCGGCTTCTTGCCAATACCGGATGGGGTCTGCCCCCTCCCCGAAGGTGAAGCGCAGGCCCTGGCCGTTCTCGTTCGCCAGCTTCCCCAGCGTCGCGTAGTCGCAAGCCCGGGCGGCGGTGATGATGCGCTGGCGCATGGCCTCGGTCGGCGCGGGCACCGCGGGACTCGCGGCTCGGATGGGCGATGGCGGGAGCCGTGCGGCGGAGCAACTCGCGGCGCCCGTCCCGGTCGGACCACCCGCGTCCAGCGCCGGCGCGGTCGGTCCCTCCTGCCCGGTGGGGGCCGAACTCCCCGCGTCGGGAGCCGAAGCGCCTCCTCCGGTCATCGTGGGCCCCGCGTCCGGGGCCGACGTCGTGGCCCTGTCCGGGGCCGTGAGGGGCGCGCCTTCCGTGCCATGGGACGAAGAGGGCCGCTCACCTCCGAGCGTTCCGGAGGGACTCCCCGCGTCGCTGCCCGGCGCAGGCGCGGACGTCCGCTCCGTACACGCGAGGAAGAAGAGGGCGGCACAGGAGGCTGCGAGCGTGGAACGAGGCATGCGCGCCTGTGTAGTCCAGCTTCGGTGACGCACCGATGCTTTCTCGCGCGGCCTGTGTGAAACACCCCCATCTGGTGACTGCCGGACGGCCGACGCGCTCCGACGCCACGGCCCGCGCCGTCGCCCCAGGGCCCGCAGTGGTGCTTCCTGGCGGGTCGTCACCAGGGCGGCCAGGCACGGATGGCTTGGGTCCGGTCTCGGAGCGGGCGATACTCCGCGCCATGTGTGGCCGAGTCACCGTCCGGACCTCTCCTGATCAACTCGTCGTCGAGCTGGGGCTCGCGGGCATCCGCGTGGCCGTGGACCGGCCGCGCTTCAACCTCGCACCCACGCAGCTGATGCCGGTGGTGCCGAATGACGGTGCCCGGATGCTGGACGCGTTCCGCTGGGGGCTCATCCCCTCGTGGGCGAAGGAGGCGTCCATCGGCAACAAGCTCATCAACGCGCGGGGCGAGACGGTGGCGGAGAAGCCCAGCTTCCGCAGCGCGCTCAAGCGGCGTCGCTGCCTCGTGCTCGTGGATGGCTGGTACGAGTGGAAGCAGTCCACGAAGCCGAAGACGCCGTTCCTCTTCCATCGTCAGGACGGTCGCCCCATGGCCCTCGCGGGGTTGTGGGAGGAGTGGACGGCGCCGGACACGGGCGAGGTGCTGCGCACCTGCACCATCATCACCACCGGGCCCAACGCGCTGATGGCGCCCATCCACGACCGGATGCCCGTCATCCTCACTCCGACGGGGCAGGAGGTCTGGTTGCGCCCGGAGCCGCAGGACGCCGCCGTGCTGCTGCCGCTGCTGGTGCCCTCCGAGGACACGGGCCTGGAGGCCTACGAGGTGTCGCGCGTCGTCAACGCGCCCACGCACGACGTCCCCGCCTGCGTGGAGCGCGTGGCGGCGTAGCCCTCAGGCCTTGCGCCGGACGCGGGCGTCGAGGCTGTACGGCCCGGCGCCCACCAGCATCACCGCCGCCATGACGGAGAGGTAGAGCAGCGCCAGCTCCATGCGGCCGAACGAGTCCGCGCGGTGCCGGAACAGCGCCACCAGCATGGTGAAGCCCGCGAACGCGGCGGCCGGACGGGTGAACAGGCCGACGGCCACGAGCAGCCCGCCCAGGAACTCCGCCAGCGACGCGCACCACGCGAAGAACAGTGGGAAGGGGAAGCCCAGCTCCGCCACGCCCCGCGCGAACCCCGACATGTCGCCGGTGACCTTCGACCAGCCGTGTCCCAGGCCCAGCGTCAGGCCGAACACGACCCGCACCAGCGTCCATCCCAGCGCCATCCGTCCCACCATGGTGTCCTCCTCGTCTCGATGTGCCTCGTCGCGCGCCGAGGATGCCCGCATCCACGTGGCCTGTCCGCCAGGAAAGTCTCGGCGTGGCGCGCGTCCCGCTGGGAGTCGCCACGGTATCCACGGAGAGCATGGGGAGCGCGCGCCCGTCTCCTCGGAGGCTCGGAGCGCCAGCCAGGCCCGTGGCGCCGGAGCCCGCTCGTGGCTGGCCCTCGGGACGTGTCGACGTCAGCTTGAGGACCAGAGCGAGGACTCCTCTCTCCGGGGCCGCCGGGCGAGGGGGCTCGGGCACGTCCGGAGGGTCGGGGTCGTCCGAGCGAGGTGCCTCCGGAACGGGAGCGTCATGCAGACCGAGAACCCAAGCATGAACCTGGAGCGGGTCGAGGAAGCGGTGAGCGGCAGCATCGTCGACGCCGGCCCCGACCATCTCACCGTGCATGACATCGGGGCGGGCGAGGACCTCACCCTGCGCATCGACGACCGCACGGTGTACGTCTGGAACGATGCGCGCGACGAAGGGCGACTGACCGACTCGGCGGACGTCCGCGTCGGCTACTTCATCGCGGGGGGCGTGCACGTCGCCGCCGAGGTCATCATCCTGGACCCGGGGCGGGGGACCTCCATCGCGGACGCCATTCCCCGTCGCCTCCAGTGAGGACACGCCGGACGCCGCGGTGGTAGCGCGGGACGCCGCGTGCTCCGGGCCTCGTGTGGCGCCCCGGGGGGCTACGACGCGCGCTTGGGGGCGCGCAGGTCGGTGATGGCCAGCGGGTGGCGCTCGCCCTGGGGCGAGACGAGCGCGGCGCCGAGCACGAAGTCCTGCCCCATGCGCAGCTCCAGCGTGGTGGGGCCCTTGTGCGTGGTGCGCCAGTCCAGCTCGATGCGCACCGTGCCCAACAGCTCGCGCTCCACCGTGGTGGTGTCGAGCGACTCGAAGAGGGCCACGGAGATGGGGCCGGGGATGAGCGGCAGCTCCAACGTCACCGACTTCGTCGCGGGCACCGGGGTGTTGGCGGGGATGACCTCGTGCTGCGCGCCGCCGGGCACCATGATGCCGATGGGCATGGGCACCACGTCCGACAGGCCGGCGATGCCGCGCGACAGGTTGCGTCCGAGGATGGCCGCGCCCACGGCGACGCCCAGCTCCGGGTTGACCTCGCGGTCCGACGACAGGCGCTTGAAGTGCGAGAAGCGCTCGCGGATGACGGGCATGCGCGTCTGTCCACCCACCAGCACCAGCTCGTCGATCTGCTCCGCCTTGAGCTTCGCGCGCTCGAGCACGTCGTCGCACGCGGACGCGGTGCGCTCGATGAGCTGGAACACCATCTGCTCCAGCTGCTTGCGGGTCAGCGTGTAGTCGAAGTCGATGAAGCCGCCGTCCTTCTGGGCGATGCAGGGCACGCGCAGCACCGTGGCGTCGCGCGTGGACAGCGCCATCTTCGCGGACTCGGCGGCGAACACCAGCCGCTGCATCACCACCTTGTTGCCGCGCAGGTCGATGCCCTGCTTGCGCTGGAAGTCCTCCACCAGCATCTCCACGATGCGCTCGTCGAAGTTGGCGCCGCCCAGGAACGCGTCGCCGCCGGTGGCCAGCACCTTCACCACGCGGTTGTGCACCGCCAGCAGCGTGGCGTCGAACGTGCCGCCGCCCAGGTCGAACACCATCACCGTCTGCTCGGGGTTGCGCAGGTTCGCGTAGTAGAGCGCCGCCGCCGTGGGCTCGTTGATGATGGCGCGCACCGTCAGCCCACACTGCTCGGCCGCCTGTCGCACCGCCTCGCGCTGGCGGATGCTCGCGTGCGCCGGCACCGTCAGCACGCACTCGCGGAAGGGCTCGCCGGCGGTGTGGTTGGCCAGCGTGAGGATCTGCCGGATGACCAGCTGCGTGACCTCCGTCAGCGACGTCACCTTCCCGTACATCCGCACCGCGGCGTAGCCGTCGTCGCCCTCCACCAGCTCGAAGGCGTACTTGTCCTTGTGCTGGGTGACGTACTCGGACTGGAAGCGTCGCCCCAGGAAGCGCTTGGCGCCGAAGACGGTGTGGCGCGGGTCGTCGATGATCTGCCGCCGGGCCGCGTGCCCGACGATGGCCTTGTCCTTCGCGTGGAACCACACCACCGAGGGAAGCGTGAAGCTCTTGTCCGTCACCGGCACCACGCGCAGCTTGCCCGCCTTGTCGAAGAAGGCCGCCGACGTGTTGGTGGTCCCGAAGTCGATACCGAGGATGGGGAGGGCGGTGCTCATGCGCCCCCGAGTCTTTCACGTCCGCGCAACGGGGTCTGCCCCGGAGATTCGCCACTCCCCGGGAATCCCGACCTCGATGGGCACGAGGTGTCCGTTCCACCACACGCGGGGTGGGTGTCTCTAGATGTGCTCCATCACCATGAAGGCCACGGTGTGGGGGGCGAGCGCTTCGTACAGATGCGGCACGTCGCCCGGGAAGGTGGCGTAGTCACCCGGCGCGAGGTCGACCGTGTTCCCCGAGGGGCCGGCGCGCAGCCGCCCGGTGCTGACGACGAGGTGCTCGACGCTGCCGGGGATGTGGGCCTCCGCGTGTCGGATGGAGCCGGGCTCCAGGCGGATGACGTAGAGGTCGCGGCGCGCGCCTGGAGGACACGCGGACAGCATGGTGCCGGTGAAGTGGGCCTGTTCGGAGCGGATGGCCGCGCCCTCGCCGGCGCGGATGACGCGCACCTCCCGCGCGGGCGGGTCCACCAGACGGCTGAAGGGCACGCCCAGCGCCACCGCCAGGGCCCACAGCGTCTCGATGCTCGGGTTGCCCGTGCCCGCCTCCAACTGGGACAGGGTGGACTTGGACACGTCC from Myxococcus stipitatus encodes the following:
- a CDS encoding sensor histidine kinase; protein product: MWRFGIWTAPGLLSAVETYFFALSGARPLELWRAFASQLPAWYVWVPATPGLFLLARRFPLSRPVQVRAVSAHVLACLGVGSVFGLVYTLCHVAFGPGMEGPSPAFARLLLRFSLGWLPMVAMAYAAVLGVAHALSSRRREREQERQAARLAVELAGARLQALQTQLHPHFLFNTLNAIVVLVRERETDAAARMLVLLSDILRRLLQQGATQEVPLRDEVSLLSRYLEIQRLRFEDRLRVVWDVDEAVMDAQVPHLVLQPLVENAIRHGVSMRTAAGALSIRARGQGDRLSLVVEDDGPGLPAAFSLERGAGIGLSNTRERLARLYGAEGRLELTARVEGTGTVARVELPLRKLASTTGREATNE
- a CDS encoding LytR/AlgR family response regulator transcription factor — translated: MSELRVLLVDDEPLARRGLRHALARHPDVVVGGECRDGREAVAAIRELRPHLVFLDVQMPELDGFGVIREVGVERMPAVVFITAHDAFAVRAFDVHAVDYLVKPFADERFDEAMQRVRQRLRQGEAVELGRKLAALLADTSGATAASASAPGTAPESLERLMVRVGTRSVLVPAADIDWVEADDYCVTLHVGREEHVLRESLAALETRLGPERFVRIHRSAIVNVERIRELHHASPTETVVVLEDGQRLRVSRSRREALERRLGKAR
- a CDS encoding SOS response-associated peptidase encodes the protein MCGRVTVRTSPDQLVVELGLAGIRVAVDRPRFNLAPTQLMPVVPNDGARMLDAFRWGLIPSWAKEASIGNKLINARGETVAEKPSFRSALKRRRCLVLVDGWYEWKQSTKPKTPFLFHRQDGRPMALAGLWEEWTAPDTGEVLRTCTIITTGPNALMAPIHDRMPVILTPTGQEVWLRPEPQDAAVLLPLLVPSEDTGLEAYEVSRVVNAPTHDVPACVERVAA
- a CDS encoding DoxX family protein — encoded protein: MVGRMALGWTLVRVVFGLTLGLGHGWSKVTGDMSGFARGVAELGFPFPLFFAWCASLAEFLGGLLVAVGLFTRPAAAFAGFTMLVALFRHRADSFGRMELALLYLSVMAAVMLVGAGPYSLDARVRRKA
- a CDS encoding Hsp70 family protein, giving the protein MSTALPILGIDFGTTNTSAAFFDKAGKLRVVPVTDKSFTLPSVVWFHAKDKAIVGHAARRQIIDDPRHTVFGAKRFLGRRFQSEYVTQHKDKYAFELVEGDDGYAAVRMYGKVTSLTEVTQLVIRQILTLANHTAGEPFRECVLTVPAHASIRQREAVRQAAEQCGLTVRAIINEPTAAALYYANLRNPEQTVMVFDLGGGTFDATLLAVHNRVVKVLATGGDAFLGGANFDERIVEMLVEDFQRKQGIDLRGNKVVMQRLVFAAESAKMALSTRDATVLRVPCIAQKDGGFIDFDYTLTRKQLEQMVFQLIERTASACDDVLERAKLKAEQIDELVLVGGQTRMPVIRERFSHFKRLSSDREVNPELGVAVGAAILGRNLSRGIAGLSDVVPMPIGIMVPGGAQHEVIPANTPVPATKSVTLELPLIPGPISVALFESLDTTTVERELLGTVRIELDWRTTHKGPTTLELRMGQDFVLGAALVSPQGERHPLAITDLRAPKRAS
- a CDS encoding helix-turn-helix domain-containing protein yields the protein MPVKRTPKPPRPLDAIATALRRERERAGVSLSELARRADVSKSTLSQLEAGTGNPSIETLWALAVALGVPFSRLVDPPAREVRVIRAGEGAAIRSEQAHFTGTMLSACPPGARRDLYVIRLEPGSIRHAEAHIPGSVEHLVVSTGRLRAGPSGNTVDLAPGDYATFPGDVPHLYEALAPHTVAFMVMEHI